The proteins below are encoded in one region of Mycobacterium shinjukuense:
- a CDS encoding LLM class flavin-dependent oxidoreductase produces the protein MSAPMRFGVFITPFHPTGQSPTVALEYDMERVVALDRLGFDEAWFGEHHSGGYELIACPEVFIAAAAERTKHIRLGTGVVSLPYHHPLMVADRWVLLDHLTRGRVMFGTGPGALPSDAYMMGIDPIDQRRMMQEALEAILALFRAAPDERIDRHSDWFTLREAQLHIRPYTWPHPEISTAAMISPSGPRLAGALGTSLLSLSMSVPGGYAALENTWQVVCEQAAKAGRDEPDRANWRVLSIMHLSDSRDQAIDDCTYGLSDFAQYFGAAGFVPLANTVEGAQSRREFVEEYAAKGNCCIGTPDDAISHIEDLLDRSGGFGTLLLLGHDWASPRATFHSYDLFARKVIPYFKGQLAAPRASHEWAKGKRDRLIGRAGEAIAQAITEHVTEHEGAAGS, from the coding sequence ATGAGCGCCCCCATGCGTTTCGGCGTCTTTATCACCCCTTTTCATCCGACCGGCCAATCCCCAACGGTGGCCTTGGAATACGACATGGAGCGGGTTGTTGCGCTGGATCGCCTGGGCTTCGACGAGGCGTGGTTCGGCGAGCACCACTCCGGCGGCTACGAGCTGATCGCCTGCCCGGAAGTGTTCATCGCGGCCGCCGCCGAGCGCACCAAGCACATCCGCCTGGGCACCGGCGTGGTTTCGCTGCCCTACCACCATCCGCTGATGGTGGCCGACCGTTGGGTGCTGTTGGACCACCTGACCCGCGGCCGGGTCATGTTCGGTACCGGCCCCGGCGCGCTCCCGTCCGACGCCTACATGATGGGCATCGACCCGATCGACCAACGGCGGATGATGCAGGAGGCTCTGGAGGCGATTCTCGCTCTGTTCCGCGCCGCGCCAGATGAGCGCATCGACCGTCACTCCGACTGGTTCACCCTGCGCGAGGCACAGTTGCATATCCGCCCCTACACCTGGCCACATCCCGAAATCTCCACGGCGGCAATGATTTCACCCTCGGGTCCGCGACTGGCCGGTGCGCTGGGCACGTCGCTGCTGTCGTTGTCGATGTCGGTTCCCGGCGGCTATGCGGCGCTGGAAAACACCTGGCAGGTGGTGTGCGAGCAGGCAGCCAAAGCCGGCCGGGACGAGCCGGACCGCGCCAACTGGCGGGTGTTGAGCATCATGCACCTGTCGGACAGTCGCGACCAGGCCATCGACGATTGCACCTACGGGCTGAGCGATTTCGCCCAGTATTTCGGCGCGGCCGGGTTTGTCCCACTGGCCAACACCGTGGAAGGCGCCCAATCCCGGCGAGAGTTCGTCGAAGAGTATGCGGCCAAAGGAAATTGCTGCATCGGCACACCCGACGACGCGATCAGCCACATCGAAGACCTGCTGGACCGTTCGGGTGGTTTTGGGACGCTACTGTTGCTCGGCCATGACTGGGCCTCACCGCGGGCGACATTTCATTCCTATGATCTGTTCGCCCGCAAGGTGATTCCTTATTTCAAGGGACAGCTGGCGGCGCCGCGGGCCTCTCACGAATGGGCCAAAGGCAAGCGCGACCGACTCATTGGCCGCGCCGGGGAGGCCATCGCCCAAGCTATCACCGAGCACGTCACCGAGCACGAAGGCGCCGCCGGGAGTTGA
- a CDS encoding alpha/beta fold hydrolase encodes MALPTERIVDTNGIRLRVTEAGDRGAPVVLLAHGFPELAYSWRHQVPALAEAGYHVLAPDQRGYGGSSRPDAIEAYNIHELTADLVGLLDDVGAEKAVWVGHDWGAVVAWSAPLLHPDRVAAVAAMSVPALPRAQVPPTQAFRKTFGENFFYILYFQQPGVADAELNGDPARTIRRMIGGLRPPADQGAALRMLAPGPEGFIDRLPEPDGLPAWITRDELDHYITEFTRTGFTGGLNWYRNFDRNWETTAELADATISVPCLFIAGTADPVLSFTRLDRASEVISGPYREVLIDGAGHWVQQERPDEVNATLLEFLAGLDLR; translated from the coding sequence ATGGCTCTACCAACCGAACGGATCGTCGACACCAACGGTATCCGGCTGCGCGTGACCGAGGCCGGGGACCGCGGCGCACCCGTGGTGCTACTGGCTCACGGCTTTCCGGAACTGGCCTACTCGTGGCGACACCAGGTCCCGGCACTGGCCGAGGCCGGCTACCACGTGCTGGCTCCCGACCAGCGTGGCTATGGCGGCTCGTCCCGCCCGGACGCGATCGAGGCCTACAACATCCACGAGCTCACCGCCGACCTGGTCGGCCTGCTCGACGACGTGGGTGCCGAGAAAGCCGTCTGGGTGGGCCATGACTGGGGTGCCGTGGTGGCGTGGAGCGCGCCGCTGTTGCACCCCGACCGGGTCGCCGCGGTCGCCGCCATGAGTGTCCCGGCGCTGCCGCGCGCGCAGGTGCCACCCACGCAGGCGTTCCGCAAGACGTTCGGGGAGAACTTCTTCTACATCCTGTATTTCCAGCAGCCGGGTGTCGCCGACGCCGAGCTCAACGGCGACCCGGCCCGCACGATACGCCGGATGATCGGCGGCTTGCGGCCGCCCGCGGACCAGGGCGCGGCGCTGCGGATGCTGGCCCCCGGCCCCGAAGGCTTCATTGACCGGCTTCCCGAACCCGACGGGTTGCCGGCCTGGATCACCCGGGACGAACTCGACCATTACATAACCGAGTTCACCCGCACCGGGTTCACCGGCGGGCTGAACTGGTATCGCAATTTCGACCGTAACTGGGAGACCACAGCCGAACTTGCCGACGCCACGATCTCTGTGCCCTGCTTGTTCATCGCGGGAACAGCCGATCCGGTGTTGTCGTTCACTCGGCTAGACCGCGCGTCGGAGGTGATCTCCGGCCCGTACCGCGAGGTGCTGATCGACGGCGCCGGACACTGGGTGCAGCAGGAACGACCCGACGAGGTGAACGCGACGCTGCTGGAGTTCCTCGCCGGACTGGACCTGCGATGA
- a CDS encoding VOC family protein — protein MRLDHVVLWTKDPQTAMDFYTRVIGLAPVRFDEFRAGEAPFPSVRVCADSIIDLMPAATAAGIEATTGVQGGAGHPLNHVCLAMSKAEYDALDRRLQAEGVDTSARLNQTYGARGWAPQGFYFVDPDGNVVEARYYE, from the coding sequence ATGCGGTTGGACCACGTCGTGCTGTGGACAAAGGATCCGCAGACAGCCATGGATTTCTACACGAGGGTGATCGGGCTTGCGCCGGTGCGGTTCGACGAGTTCCGGGCCGGAGAGGCGCCGTTTCCGAGCGTGCGGGTGTGCGCGGACTCCATCATCGACCTCATGCCAGCCGCAACCGCGGCGGGCATCGAGGCGACGACCGGGGTGCAGGGCGGCGCCGGCCATCCGCTCAACCATGTCTGCCTGGCAATGTCGAAGGCCGAGTACGACGCGCTGGATCGGCGGCTACAGGCGGAAGGCGTAGACACCAGCGCGCGGCTCAACCAGACCTATGGGGCCCGAGGCTGGGCGCCGCAGGGGTTCTACTTCGTTGATCCGGACGGCAATGTCGTGGAGGCCCGCTATTACGAGTAA